The sequence below is a genomic window from Halolamina litorea.
TGTACTACGGGCTGGGAGTCCTCACCCCCGAGACGTTCCTGCCGGCGACGGCGGTGCTGGCCGCCGTCGTCGCCTTCTCGATCGGTTCCTCGTGGACGACTGCCGGCACGCTCGGCGTCGCCTTCGCGGGGATCGGCTCGGGGCTGGGCATCCCGATCCCGATGACTGCCGGCGCGGTGCTGTCGGGGGCGTACGCCGGTGACAAGCAGTCACCGCTCTCGGACACCACCAACCTCGCCGCCGCCGTCACCGAGACGGACCTGTACGACCACATCCTCTCGATGCGGCTCGGGACCGCCATCGCGTTCGGGCTCTCGGTCGTGCTCTACGCCGCGCTGGGCCTCCGTGCCGGCGGGGCCATCCCCGTGGGGCGCGTCGAAACGATTCGGGGCGCGCTTGCGGGCACGTACGACCTCGGCTTGCTCGTCTTCCTCCCGCTGCTCGTGACCTTCGCCCTCGCAGTCAGGGGGATTCCGGCGCTCGCCTCGCTCGTCGCGGGCGTGTTCGCCGGCGTCGGGACGACCGTGTTCGTCCAAGGGCGACCGTTCACCGACGCCTGGGGCGTGTTCCTCAACGGGACGGCCCCCGAGACGGGCGTGACGCTCGTCACCGACCTGCTGGCCAGCGGCGGCCTCGCTGGGTCGGCGTGGACCGTCTCGGTCGTCGTCCTCGCCCTCTCGCTCGGTGGGCTGCTCGACCGCCTCGGCGTGCTTTCGACGCTCGCCGAGGGGCTGGCCGGACTGGTCACCGGCCAGCGCAGCCTCGTCATCGGAACGGGCGCGTCGGCGTTCCTCGTCAACGCCTTCTCCGCCCAACAGTACATGAGCATCGTCGTCCCCGGGCTGACGCTCCGGGAGCTGTTCGACGACTACGACCTCGACAGTTCGGTGCTCTCGCGGGCCGTCGAGTCCGTCGGGACCCCCACGGGCGCGCTGCTGCCGTGGCACGCCGGCGGCGCGTTCATGCTCAGCGTGTTCCCGCTGCAGAACGAGACGTTCCTGTACGTGCTCACGGGCTACGCGCCGTACTACTTCTTCGCGTTCCTCTCGCCGCTCGTGCTGGTCGTCCTCACGCTGGCCGGCGTCGGTCTCTCGGCGGAGCCGCCCCGCGCCGACGCGAGCACGACGGCCGCCCCCAGCGACGACTGAGCGTCGTCGCCACTCGCCGTCGTTCGTGCGAGCCGGAGAAGAGCCCTTATCGGACGATGCGACAGGTGTCGCCGCGCCGGTCGACGTAGTCAGCGCGCTGCAGGGACCGCAGCGTCGGCAGGAGTTCGATCAGCTTGAGGTCGAGTGCGTCGGCGATACCGTCGACGGTCGCCTCGACGACCGACGAGAGATAGACGTAGACGAGCTTCCCCGCCGTCGAGTCCACGTCGTCGGGCGGTTCCGTGCTCAGTTCCGTCGTCGGCTCGCTCCCCGCGGGCTGTGTCTGCGTCATTGAATAGGTCCATGAGTTCGACGGTCGTAAAGGTTGGCTACAACGATCGTCGAAAACGGCCCCTCACCGGCCCTCGTTCCGGCCCGTTCCGGAGTCGATGCCCGACTGCATGAACTGGGCGAGGATGCGGCCGATGCTGCTCTCGGCGGTCCACATCGCCTCCTCGCCGACGGCGTCGTCGGTCGTCACCGAGAGCAACACCGTGTCGTCGTCGATCATCAGCGCCCGCCCCGCGAAGTCCGCGGGGTTGTCCTCGTCCATCACGAACACCTGCACCGGGTCGCCGGCGAACCGCTCGCGTTCCGACGCCTCGGCAGTGACGACGACGACGGCGACGCCCTCGGCGGCCCGCTCGCGCAGCGTCGCCGCAAGCGACGACGGGATCGATCTGGACTCGGGAGCGACGAACACCACCCGGCGCTCGGCCGCCCGGATCAGGTCGCCGATCCGGTCGTCGATGGGCTGGCGCCCGCGGAGCGTCGCCACCGCACCCCCGGAACTCGGGTCCTCCGTCTCCGTCCGCAGTTCGGCGAGGTTCTCGAACGCCCGGTCACGCTCGCGGGCGAGCCGTTCGGTCAACTGTTCGCGGGCAGCCTCGAGGCTCACCGGGCGGTACTCCTTGGGCGAGGAGGCGACCAGTTCCACCAACCCGCGCTCGACCAGGTCGTCGGCGGCACCGTAGACCTGCGAGCGGGGCACCTCGGAGACGTCGCTCACGGCCTGTGCGGTGCCCGTGCCGAGGCGTTGGAGCGCGACGAACACGCGTGCCTCGTAGTTCGACAGTCCGAGTCGTTTCAGTGCGTCGACGGCGTCTGGTGTACTCATGGCAGGTCCGGACCCCCCCTCCGGTCGGTCGGTAGTTACCGGCCGCCCCGTATGAGTCGTGTGGGTCCGGGGTTTAGAGATTTAGTAGAACTCTACAATATTTATATCCGTACGCTCGTACCATCGAGCAGATGAAACTCGCCGAGCGCTACGCGGCCACAGTCACCGACCACAGCAAACTGGTGATCGTGGCCGTCCTGTTGCTGACCGTGGGGATGGGTATCGGCGCCGGCGCCGTCGACGGCGGCCTCACCATCGCCGGCTTCAGCAGCGACTCGCCGGAAGCGGCGGCCCTCGACGAGATCGAGCGGAACTTCTCGGTCGCGGGGGAGAACACCACGACCGCACAGGTCGTCGTCCGCGGGGAGAACGTTCTCACGCGGGAGTCCCTGCTCGAGACACTCCGATTCCAGCGGGCGATCACCGAGGACGCATCAATCAACGAGACGCTCCGTGCCGAACAGCCCGTCATCGGCCTCTCGAACGTCGTCGCCACCGCCGCCTACTACGAGGAGCGCGGCGGGGGCGGGCCGCCGCCGTCGCTCGACGCCCAGATCGACCAACTGGAGTCGATGTCCGACTCGGAGGTCGAGTCGACGGTCGAGCGCGTACTCGACCCCGACGCCGATACGCAGGGGGATCCCTACGCCCTCCTCTCGACTGCCTACGAGCCCGGTTCGACGACCGCGCCCGCGCGGATCATGCTCGTCTACCAGGACACCAGCGACGGGCCGGCTGACAGCCTCTCCGAGGACGTGATCGCCGCACAGGTCGAACTGCAGGACCTCGCCGAAGCGTCGATCACCTCGACCGACTACTTCGTGTTCGGCCCGGGTGTCGTCGACGAGGAGAGCGGGCAGGCCACCGGGGAGAGTTTCGCCATCATCTCGCCGGCCGCGCTGCTGTTGATCCTCGGCGTGCTCGGGTTCGCGTACCGTGACGCCATCGACGTACTGCTCGGCCTCCTCGGCGTGGCGCTCGTGCTGGTCTGGATGGCCGGCTTCCTCGGCTGGGCCGGCATCGGCATCACCCAGATCCTGATCGCGGTCCCCTTCCTGCTGATCGGGCTGAGCATCGACTACGCGCTCCACGTGGTGATGCGCTACCGCGAGGCCACCCTCGACGACCCCGATCTCGCCCCGCAAGCGGCGATGCGCCGTGGGCTCGCCGGCGTCGTCGTCGCCATCGGCGCCGCGACGTTCACGACGGCGGTCGGGTTCCTCTCGAACGCGGTCAGTCCGATCTCCTCGATCCGGGAGTTCGGCCTCGTCAGCGGCGTCGGCATCGTCGCCGCGTTCATCGTGTTCGGCCTGCTGTTCCCCGCGCTCAAACTGGAGGTCGATCGCCTGCGTGAGCGACTGGGGCGCAACCCCGAGCGGACGCCGTTCGGTCGCGGCGAGCGCGTCGGTCGGCTGCTGAGCGTCGGCGCGACGCTCGCCAACCGCGCCCCGTACGTCGTTATCGCGATCGCGGTCGTCCTCGCCGCCGGGGGCGGCGTCGCCGCCACGGGGATCGACACGACGCTCGACCAGTCGGCGTTCCTCCCGGAGGACTCCCCCGAGTGGATGAACCTCCTGCCGGCAGCGTTCCAGCCCAGCGACTACGACCTGAAGGAGAACGCCGACTACCTCAACGAGAACTTCGTGCAGTCCCGCGGGAGCGCACAGGCCGAGTTCCTGATACGCGGCCCCGTCACGGACCCGGGGACGCTCGACGTGATCGCCGCCGCCCGGGACGACCTCCGCGAGACCGACTCGGCGGCCGTCCGCGCCGACGGCAACCTCCAGAGCACCGACCCGCTCTCGACGATCGAAGCCGTGGCCGCACAGAACGAGACCGTCGCGGCGATGGTCGAGGACGCCGACACGGACGGCGACGGCGTCCCCGACGAGAACCTCGCGGCGATCTACGACGCGGTGTACGACGCCGACCCCGCCGCCGCGGCGACGACGATCCACCGCGAGAACGGCGAGTACCGCTCGCTCCGGGCCACGGTAGCGCTCACGGGGACGACGAACACGCGCGTCATCACCGAGGAGATGCGCGCCGTCGCGTCCGGGATGGAGGCGGGGAGTAGCCTCGACGTGGTCGCGACCGGGTCGCCGATCACCACCGAACTGGTCCAGCGCTCGCTGCTCCGCACGCTCGTCGAGGGGTTCCTGATCACCTTCGGCGTGATCCTCGCGTTCCTCGCGGCGATCTTCCGGGTGCGCTACCGCTCGGCGAGTCTCGGGGCGGTGGTGCTGTTCCCGGTCGTGCTCGCCCAAGCGTGGCTGTTCGGCACGATGTACCTCGCGGGTATCGCGTTCACGACCGAGACGGCGATCATCGCCGCCATCGGCATCGGGATCGGCGTCGACTACGCGATCCACATCGGCGAACGGTTCGTCGAGGAACGCGACGGCGGGCGGGACCCGATCGCGGCGCTCCAGCGGACCGTCCGCGGCACCGGCGGCGCCCTGCTCGCCAGCGCGGCGACGACGGCCGCCGGCTTCGGCGTGCTCATGCTCGCGCTGGTGCCGTCGCTCCAGCGCTTCGGCTTCATCACCGCCATCGCCATCACCTACGCGTTCCTCGCGAGTGTGCTGGTGCTCCCGAGCCTGCTGGTCCTCTGGTCGCGGGTCCGCGGCGAGGACGAGGTCAGCGCCGAACCGGCCGCCTGAGAGGCTCTCGGCGGCACGAAGCGCTCAGGCCTCACTGGCGCTCTCCCAACGCGTCCATGATCCGGTCGCGCCGGACGTACGCCCACGCCGAAACACCCGTGAGCAGGAACAGGAGGACGATCGTCAGCCGGCGGTCGCCGTTGGCCAGACTCGCCCCGGAGACGTTGACGAGGATGTACCCCGGAGCCCTGCCGACGACCGTGATGGCGATCAGTTTTCGGATGTCGATGTCGGTCAGCCCGCCGACGAAACAGAGCACGTCGTCGGGGAACCCCGGAATCAGGAACAGCACGAACAGGCTCAGCAGCCCCGCGTCATCGACGAACGCGTCGAATCGGTCGACCACGTCGGTCCGAACGACGCTCTCGACGAACGGGCGGCCGTACCGCCGGGACAGGAGGAACGCGATGGCGCTCCCGATGGTGACGCCGACCATGCTGTAGACCGTCCCGAGGAAGCCGCCGAAGAGGTAGCCGCTCACGAACCCCGTCAGCTGTCCGGGGATGGGGGCGACGACGACCTGTGCGGCGTGGAGGACGACGAAGACCAGCGGCGCGAGGACGCCGTAGCCGTCGACGAACGCCCGCAGTTCGTCGCCGTCAGTGAGGAAGGGGAGGTACTGCCGGACCAGCATGTAGAGCACACCGAACCCGACGAGCACCCCGACAGCGGCGATGAGGAACCGGTTCCGGTCCGGCCGCGACTCGAAGACCTGCATCCGCCCGTACGTTTCGCGCCCCCCGTTATCAAGACGAGGGTGCCTGCGAACTCAGCAGGGCAGCGAGCGCGCCCCACCTGCGCTGTGGAAGTTCGGGGGCGTCATCGAGGGCCGGTCTCCCTATTCACGGCAGGTCCACGTCGCGTTCGAACTCGGGGTCGAACAGCCGTGCGGACATCGGCGCCGGATCGCCCTCGGTGACGTTGTACCGCGAGAAATCGGTGACCCCGGCCTCGTGGAGCAGCGCTTCGTCGTAGAAGCTGTTGCCGGTACACGTAGCGGGATCGCGGGCCAGTATCTCCAAGACGGCGTCGGCGACGATCTCCGGGGTGCGCCAGTCGTCCTCGGTCCCAAGCCCGAAGTAGCGAGTCGCACGGGTGTCGATGGTCGTCACCGGCCAGAACGTGTTACAGCCGACGCCGTCGGCTGCCAACTCCTCGGCGAGCGAGAGCGTGACGAACGACATCCCGAGTTTCGACCAGGCGTAGGGCGCCTTCCCCGGCGAACGGTCAGTGACGATCGGCGGCGAGTTCGACAGCATCCACGCCTCATCGAGTCCCGCGAGGTGGTCGGCGAAGGCGTGTGCGACGAGGTGGGTCCCCCGGACGTTCACGTCGGTCAGGAGGTCGAACCGATCTGCCGGCAGGTCGGCGATGTTCGCCAACTGGATCGCGCTGGCGTTGTTGATGACGATATCGACCTCGCCGAAGTGGTCGATCGCTTCCTCGACGACGGCGTCGACGCGAGCCTCGTCGCGGAGGTCGAGTTCGAGCGCGAGTGCCTCGACGCCACGGTCACGCACCTCGCGGGCCGTCTGCTCGATCGACCCCGCGAGATCCGAGTCGTCGTCGTCGGTGGTCTTACCGGTCGAGACGATGTTACAGCCGTGTTCGGCGAGCGCGAGTGCCAGCTGTTTGCCGATGCCGCGGGTCGTTCCGGTGATGAACGCCGTCGAACCGGAGAGGTCGGGAGCCGCGAGTGCCATGCCGTCGGGTCGGGCGACGGGCGTATAGTTCCCGGTGACCGAGCGGGCGCTACTGACCGGGGGGTGTGCGATTCTCGACGCATCCGGGTTGTCAGGCCGATTGGCCGCCCCTCGGTAAACTGGACTACGGGCCTTTGCTCGGGTGGTTGTGGGTTTCAGCCAACGCTACGGGGTCTATGAGGCGAGTCAAAGAAATGCGGTTGGAAGTGAGTTACTCGACGTCGACTGTTTCGTCGAGCACGATGGACTCGCTCGGCACGTGGATCACACGAACTCGCCAGTCGCCATCGAACTCGTAGTCACTAGTGGTACTTCCGACTTGTACAGTCATCGTACTGCCGACGCCGAATTCACCTGGGTCGGATGTGAGTGACACGTTATTGCTCGAACCGAAGGTAACTGTCGGGTTCGCGTTGGTCCCGTTGTGGACATCGATCGACGACTCACCCGGTGGCGTAATGACCACTCGGTAGTCACCGTCAGCGAGTGCATCGCCACCATTGTGACTGATTTCGAGGAGCTCAGCCGTGTTACCAACCGTTACCGGGGCCTCATCAGAAGCGTCGCTAGCCCCTAATGTCGCCTGCGGTGCCTGCTGTAGGCTGTCACCGAGGCCCAGGACAAATGTCCCGATCACAGCCGCCAGAATCACCGTGATGGCGACCATAAGGATGACGCCAATAACCGGGGAGACCCCACGGTCGCTATCTCGAAGCTCGATAATGCGGTCCATCATTGTTCTAGCTCGGGATTTGGACCGTCGTGTCTACGAGGATCGACTCAGATGGCGTGTGGATGATCCGAACACGAACTTCGCCCGTAGCGATCTCAGATATCTGGCTTTGGAGGAACGTAGCAGTGTCACCAACGCTGAATTCATCGCCACTGCTGAAGTCTGAACTCACGCTAAAGTCGCTAGTGTTCCCCTCGACGGAAATATCGAGATCACCAACTGCGATCCCGTTACCACCGTTGTGGGACACGTTAAGGGAAGTGGAGTTGCCGGAATCGACCCCGATTGTGGACTGCGGTGCCTGCTCCAGACTGTCGCCAAGGCCCAAGACGAACGTCCCGATCACGGCGGCGAGAATAACGGTAATTGCAACCATTAGAATAACGCCGATGACAGGACTGACGCCCCGGTCGTCGTCGAGTACCGATTTGATCTTGTTTATCATTTGCCAATAGCGCGCGTAGGGCGCGCTTAGTCAAGTGGTACTCATGTAGTACGTATAAAGCCGGTGGCCTGATTCTCAGTTTCGAAAGCGTCGGCTCCTGGACGAAAGTGTCTCGGCCGAGAATCCCGGCCGAGGCGCGCTATTGGACAGTCCCAGATCAGGGGGACACGTGGTAATTCACACCCCATCGCTAAAACGTCATCGGCAAAATCTCTGCACCACCGACTGCTTCTCTCACCGGGGCTTATCCCATCTCGCCGCAACCCTGCCGGTAGGGGAGGTTAAACTGTGGTAGAAACGCGCGCGGGCATCACCGAATCGCAGGACGAGTACTTGGAACACGAGTTCGGTGATGACTGCGAATCGGACGCTGAGGTATCCCGGACCTCATCCATGAACACCGGCGTATGTCCCGACTCCTCGATCTTGACGAACACGCCAACGACGTGTTCGACCAATAGCCAATCGGTGCGGCTCAAGTAAACAGTATTGCCGTGGTTTTGGTCGGTTTAGCGGAGTCTTTGATTTCTTTCAGGCATACAATCTGACAGAACCCGTCACAGGGGATTCCCGGCTGTTGCGATGGCGTGTGGCCCGGGCTGACCGTCGCCGACAGGGCGCCGATCTCTTCCAGATAGCGCGCCGCGTGCTTAAACAGGCTTCAAGTTCAGTAACAGCAGCGTGAGCCGCACGTCCACGACCCACAGGGACCACCCCGTGAACAGTTGTCCTAACCTGAGGTCAGCGAGGTTATTAGCGCCTACAGAAATCCCTAATGACATTTGTTTCGCAACCGTTAAGACTGGAATGGGGACGGAGGGATTTGAACCCCCGGTCGACTGATATCTCCGGTGCGCCTCGGTCCTCCAGAGGGTCGTCGTCGCCGGCGATGATCAGTCGCCGACTCGGTATATCAGTCTGGAGTTCGTCACCGGGCGCGTGGCCTCTGGAGTCAGTCGCCATCCCGGGCTTGGCCACGTCCCCTTGCACCCGGTCCTACACCGTATCGCCCTAAAGGGATTTCGATCCGCCTCAGTCCCGGTCGACCTCGGCCCAGTCACACTCCTGGCACTTGTAGGCCGTGACGAACTCCGTGACGCTCGGCATGTAGCCGACGCTGATCACGTCGCCGCCACAGTCCGGGCAGTCCCGGTCGGCGTCCCGAATGGGTTCGGCCTCCAGCACGGAGTCGCCCTCTACCTGTTCGGCCAACGATTCGGGGGTCACCATTCGTCCTTGCACGACGCGATTGCTCATGCCCGGGGCGATGTACCGGGAGCCGTAATCATTGTCGGTCTGACTCTGTTCCCCGCGGGAACGTGCCCCACAGCGGCGATAGGCCCACAAGGTTTTCCTGCTCCACCCCGTCGCTCCGAGTATGGGATTTGGCTCCTACGATGAGTCCGAGCAGGAGAACCAGAACATGGACAGCGACGACGACGCCGAAGGGGTCGACGTCGACGGCGGCGAGGAGGGGAACCTCTCCTTTGAGTCCACGGAGTCCACCGACGAACTGGTCGGCAAGCTCGAGGAGATGCGCGACGACGACGAAGACGACGAGTAACGGCCCGTGACGCTCTCGCGAGCCCCTCTCCGTTCTTGACCGGTCGAACCGGATTCAGAGCCGCTTCAGCAGCTTCGATATCTCCTCGCCATCGGCTTCCTTCCTGAGCACGCCGAGCGCGCGCCGCAGCGAGCCGTGCTCGGCCAGGTACGTCACCCCGACCGCGGACTTGAGCGCGTTGGCGGCGCTCCCGGTCACGACGCTCGGACCGATCTGAGCGACCGCGTCGTCGCCCACCGAGATGAGCCAGCCGGGGCTCTCCCAGTTCCACTGCTCGATGTCCACGAACCCGCCGTCGGCGGTGACGCTCGCGGTCACGTTCTTCGCGGCCGTCTCGGCGGCGCGGACGGCCGCCGAGGCACTCGCCGGGACGGGCTCGCCGTCGGCGTCGACGATCCGGACGGCGTCGCCCAGCGCGAACGTGTGGGCGTCGAGGCGGAGGTCAGCGCGCACCTGCGGACGGTCGCCACCCATCGCGTCGTTCCCCCGGATGCCGCCGGTCCAGACGAACTGGTCGTAGTCGATCCCGCCGGCCTCCGTAGAGATCTGTCGTTCGTCGACGACGGTCACGGTCGTGTCCGTCCGGACGGTCACGCCCTGTGCCTCCAGTCGCTCGTGAGTCGCGCGCTGGAACGGTTCTGGGAACCCCGGCGCGACGGTCAGAAGCTGTTCGAGCAACAGGACCTCGATGTCGTCCTCGACCCCACGGTCGCGGGCCATCGCCGCC
It includes:
- a CDS encoding NAD(P)/FAD-dependent oxidoreductase yields the protein MDVLVLGGGYAGLLVTRKLERRLPDSATLTLVDDTGSHLVQHELHRAIRNPEYTDDISVPLTELLERASLREAQVTDIDREARTVSLADGDELGYDYCVVAFGAQTAYYDIEGLRANATPLKRLEHAAAIRREFEAVIDQLGHDDPEATTERSGRVVVGGAGLSGVQVAGELAAMARDRGVEDDIEVLLLEQLLTVAPGFPEPFQRATHERLEAQGVTVRTDTTVTVVDERQISTEAGGIDYDQFVWTGGIRGNDAMGGDRPQVRADLRLDAHTFALGDAVRIVDADGEPVPASASAAVRAAETAAKNVTASVTADGGFVDIEQWNWESPGWLISVGDDAVAQIGPSVVTGSAANALKSAVGVTYLAEHGSLRRALGVLRKEADGEEISKLLKRL
- a CDS encoding DUF5786 family protein: MGFGSYDESEQENQNMDSDDDAEGVDVDGGEEGNLSFESTESTDELVGKLEEMRDDDEDDE
- a CDS encoding TVP38/TMEM64 family protein — encoded protein: MQVFESRPDRNRFLIAAVGVLVGFGVLYMLVRQYLPFLTDGDELRAFVDGYGVLAPLVFVVLHAAQVVVAPIPGQLTGFVSGYLFGGFLGTVYSMVGVTIGSAIAFLLSRRYGRPFVESVVRTDVVDRFDAFVDDAGLLSLFVLFLIPGFPDDVLCFVGGLTDIDIRKLIAITVVGRAPGYILVNVSGASLANGDRRLTIVLLFLLTGVSAWAYVRRDRIMDALGERQ
- a CDS encoding type IV pilin N-terminal domain-containing protein, yielding MINKIKSVLDDDRGVSPVIGVILMVAITVILAAVIGTFVLGLGDSLEQAPQSTIGVDSGNSTSLNVSHNGGNGIAVGDLDISVEGNTSDFSVSSDFSSGDEFSVGDTATFLQSQISEIATGEVRVRIIHTPSESILVDTTVQIPS
- a CDS encoding DUF5795 family protein, producing MSNRVVQGRMVTPESLAEQVEGDSVLEAEPIRDADRDCPDCGGDVISVGYMPSVTEFVTAYKCQECDWAEVDRD
- a CDS encoding TrmB family transcriptional regulator, giving the protein MSTPDAVDALKRLGLSNYEARVFVALQRLGTGTAQAVSDVSEVPRSQVYGAADDLVERGLVELVASSPKEYRPVSLEAAREQLTERLARERDRAFENLAELRTETEDPSSGGAVATLRGRQPIDDRIGDLIRAAERRVVFVAPESRSIPSSLAATLRERAAEGVAVVVVTAEASERERFAGDPVQVFVMDEDNPADFAGRALMIDDDTVLLSVTTDDAVGEEAMWTAESSIGRILAQFMQSGIDSGTGRNEGR
- a CDS encoding type IV pilin N-terminal domain-containing protein, which encodes MMDRIIELRDSDRGVSPVIGVILMVAITVILAAVIGTFVLGLGDSLQQAPQATLGASDASDEAPVTVGNTAELLEISHNGGDALADGDYRVVITPPGESSIDVHNGTNANPTVTFGSSNNVSLTSDPGEFGVGSTMTVQVGSTTSDYEFDGDWRVRVIHVPSESIVLDETVDVE
- a CDS encoding Na+/H+ antiporter NhaC family protein, whose product is MSSGNTASDVESSSTADPTLKQALVPTFGVIVFLAVGSGVLGMSPHAPLLWSVVLAGLVGRFWMGLDYSAISDGVEHGVKMGLQAILILFTIYALISTWISAGTIPGLMYYGLGVLTPETFLPATAVLAAVVAFSIGSSWTTAGTLGVAFAGIGSGLGIPIPMTAGAVLSGAYAGDKQSPLSDTTNLAAAVTETDLYDHILSMRLGTAIAFGLSVVLYAALGLRAGGAIPVGRVETIRGALAGTYDLGLLVFLPLLVTFALAVRGIPALASLVAGVFAGVGTTVFVQGRPFTDAWGVFLNGTAPETGVTLVTDLLASGGLAGSAWTVSVVVLALSLGGLLDRLGVLSTLAEGLAGLVTGQRSLVIGTGASAFLVNAFSAQQYMSIVVPGLTLRELFDDYDLDSSVLSRAVESVGTPTGALLPWHAGGAFMLSVFPLQNETFLYVLTGYAPYYFFAFLSPLVLVVLTLAGVGLSAEPPRADASTTAAPSDD
- a CDS encoding efflux RND transporter permease subunit yields the protein MKLAERYAATVTDHSKLVIVAVLLLTVGMGIGAGAVDGGLTIAGFSSDSPEAAALDEIERNFSVAGENTTTAQVVVRGENVLTRESLLETLRFQRAITEDASINETLRAEQPVIGLSNVVATAAYYEERGGGGPPPSLDAQIDQLESMSDSEVESTVERVLDPDADTQGDPYALLSTAYEPGSTTAPARIMLVYQDTSDGPADSLSEDVIAAQVELQDLAEASITSTDYFVFGPGVVDEESGQATGESFAIISPAALLLILGVLGFAYRDAIDVLLGLLGVALVLVWMAGFLGWAGIGITQILIAVPFLLIGLSIDYALHVVMRYREATLDDPDLAPQAAMRRGLAGVVVAIGAATFTTAVGFLSNAVSPISSIREFGLVSGVGIVAAFIVFGLLFPALKLEVDRLRERLGRNPERTPFGRGERVGRLLSVGATLANRAPYVVIAIAVVLAAGGGVAATGIDTTLDQSAFLPEDSPEWMNLLPAAFQPSDYDLKENADYLNENFVQSRGSAQAEFLIRGPVTDPGTLDVIAAARDDLRETDSAAVRADGNLQSTDPLSTIEAVAAQNETVAAMVEDADTDGDGVPDENLAAIYDAVYDADPAAAATTIHRENGEYRSLRATVALTGTTNTRVITEEMRAVASGMEAGSSLDVVATGSPITTELVQRSLLRTLVEGFLITFGVILAFLAAIFRVRYRSASLGAVVLFPVVLAQAWLFGTMYLAGIAFTTETAIIAAIGIGIGVDYAIHIGERFVEERDGGRDPIAALQRTVRGTGGALLASAATTAAGFGVLMLALVPSLQRFGFITAIAITYAFLASVLVLPSLLVLWSRVRGEDEVSAEPAA
- a CDS encoding SDR family oxidoreductase, which produces MALAAPDLSGSTAFITGTTRGIGKQLALALAEHGCNIVSTGKTTDDDDSDLAGSIEQTAREVRDRGVEALALELDLRDEARVDAVVEEAIDHFGEVDIVINNASAIQLANIADLPADRFDLLTDVNVRGTHLVAHAFADHLAGLDEAWMLSNSPPIVTDRSPGKAPYAWSKLGMSFVTLSLAEELAADGVGCNTFWPVTTIDTRATRYFGLGTEDDWRTPEIVADAVLEILARDPATCTGNSFYDEALLHEAGVTDFSRYNVTEGDPAPMSARLFDPEFERDVDLP